One Synechococcus sp. JA-2-3B'a(2-13) genomic window carries:
- a CDS encoding ribonuclease R family protein, with translation MDFSRIFQHFLSQPPDQLTDKDTLLALLQSPDPEAPEMLEIALDGLVRAGFLERLGDPPRYRRKPDESLVVGRLRCSSKGFCFAIRDEPGVEDVYIHGSNLSGAWNGDQVLARVTKDGNRRRSPEGEVVAVVERANSALVGRLKQTEQGFRVVPLDDRLLFELALTEGSPVELAEGRVAYVEVNRYPLGDLPPTGTIRKILGDGPEASIDADLVCCKYDLPQEFPAPVLEAAAALPKKLSRSDQKGRRDLRDWFCITLEPLDLQHPHGLEPNVAVSLQRQENDHWLLGIHIADVAHWLDPDHPLEQEAQQRTATVYLDTMVLPLFPPEVHNRLALLPQQERLAYSLLVTLDPEGVVQNFEIYPSLVQSRAHLSYGQVQALLATTADLGPDEEVPELMALLQNLLRLSQILRAKRHQAGGFDLPLLDLLTPHSADESGYGPLLISDRLGAHALMTEILLLANQILGHHLRQLGIPSLARVQPAPAAEALQSFLRLANAMKLDLNLQDPAVVTLADWQRICARITAPDVLASGASPALVAQMLATLPPVEYRLQPLEEQLGHFGLGLKEPYATFTAPLRRYADLLNLRALHLALSKGRERRSSRSKTVVDLHGPSGYGQIDWQVLPPKVQEEWQAFLQAQLPKIQEGYRIRQQAERELMGLKRSEFMQKHLGEVFPGLIIGVQNYGFFVQVDPILAEGLVRVSTLKNDWYEYRSRQQALVGRKSRRQFRLGDRVEVQIKNVDYYRQQIDLAVIGEGRPYEEEE, from the coding sequence ATGGACTTCTCTCGAATTTTTCAGCATTTTCTCTCTCAGCCTCCCGATCAATTGACCGACAAAGATACTCTTCTTGCCCTCTTGCAGTCCCCCGACCCAGAAGCGCCGGAAATGCTCGAGATTGCCCTAGATGGCCTGGTGCGGGCCGGGTTTCTGGAACGACTAGGGGATCCCCCTCGCTATCGGCGCAAGCCGGACGAATCTTTGGTGGTGGGGCGTTTGCGCTGTTCCAGCAAAGGCTTTTGCTTCGCCATTCGGGACGAGCCGGGGGTGGAGGATGTGTACATCCACGGCAGCAACCTCAGCGGCGCCTGGAATGGGGATCAGGTGTTGGCGCGGGTCACCAAAGATGGCAACCGTCGCCGCAGCCCTGAGGGAGAGGTGGTGGCCGTTGTGGAGCGGGCCAATTCTGCCCTGGTGGGTCGCCTCAAACAGACGGAACAGGGTTTTCGGGTGGTGCCCTTGGACGACCGGCTGCTGTTCGAGCTGGCCCTGACGGAGGGATCCCCTGTCGAGCTGGCGGAAGGTCGGGTGGCCTATGTGGAGGTGAATCGCTACCCGCTGGGGGATCTGCCCCCAACCGGAACCATTCGCAAAATTTTGGGCGACGGCCCAGAGGCCTCCATCGATGCAGATTTGGTCTGTTGCAAGTACGACCTACCGCAGGAGTTTCCCGCTCCAGTGTTGGAGGCAGCAGCAGCTCTGCCCAAAAAGCTCAGCCGCTCTGACCAAAAGGGCCGCCGCGATCTGCGCGATTGGTTTTGCATCACTTTGGAGCCTTTGGATCTGCAGCATCCCCACGGCTTGGAACCCAACGTGGCTGTTTCCTTGCAGCGGCAAGAGAATGACCACTGGCTGCTGGGGATCCACATTGCCGACGTAGCCCACTGGCTGGATCCCGACCACCCCTTGGAGCAAGAGGCTCAGCAGCGGACGGCCACCGTCTACCTCGATACGATGGTGCTGCCTCTCTTTCCGCCGGAGGTGCACAACCGCCTGGCTCTGTTGCCACAGCAGGAGCGCTTGGCCTATTCACTGCTAGTGACCCTCGACCCAGAAGGGGTGGTACAAAACTTCGAGATTTACCCCAGCCTGGTGCAATCGCGGGCTCACCTGTCCTATGGTCAGGTGCAGGCTCTTTTGGCCACCACCGCCGACTTGGGCCCCGACGAAGAAGTGCCGGAGTTGATGGCCCTGCTGCAAAACCTGCTGCGCCTTAGCCAGATCCTACGGGCCAAACGTCACCAGGCGGGGGGATTTGACCTGCCCCTGTTGGATTTGCTCACTCCCCACTCTGCGGACGAAAGCGGCTACGGCCCCCTCTTGATCAGCGATCGCCTCGGCGCCCATGCCCTGATGACGGAAATTCTCCTGCTGGCCAACCAAATCCTGGGCCACCATTTGCGCCAGTTGGGGATCCCTTCTTTGGCCCGCGTGCAGCCTGCCCCTGCCGCCGAGGCCCTGCAGAGCTTTTTGCGCCTGGCCAATGCCATGAAGCTGGATCTGAATTTGCAAGATCCCGCTGTCGTAACTCTGGCGGACTGGCAGCGGATTTGTGCCCGCATCACCGCTCCCGATGTGTTGGCCTCTGGCGCGAGCCCGGCCTTGGTGGCGCAGATGCTGGCCACCTTGCCCCCGGTCGAGTATCGTCTCCAGCCTCTGGAAGAGCAACTCGGCCATTTTGGGTTGGGCCTCAAAGAACCCTACGCCACCTTTACGGCCCCCTTGCGCCGCTATGCCGACTTGCTCAATTTGCGTGCCCTGCACCTGGCCCTGAGCAAAGGACGCGAGCGCCGCAGCTCTCGCTCCAAAACCGTGGTGGATCTGCACGGCCCCAGCGGCTATGGCCAAATCGACTGGCAGGTGTTGCCGCCCAAGGTGCAGGAGGAATGGCAGGCGTTTCTCCAGGCGCAACTGCCCAAAATTCAGGAGGGGTACCGGATCCGGCAGCAGGCGGAGCGGGAGCTGATGGGCCTGAAGCGCTCTGAGTTCATGCAAAAGCACCTGGGAGAGGTGTTCCCCGGCCTAATCATCGGTGTCCAGAACTACGGCTTTTTTGTCCAGGTGGATCCCATCTTGGCGGAAGGCTTGGTGCGGGTCAGCACCCTGAAAAACGATTGGTACGAGTACCGCAGCCGTCAGCAGGCGCTGGTGGGACGCAAGAGTCGGCGCCAGTTTCGCCTGGGGGATCGGGTGGAGGTGCAGATTAAGAACGTGGATTACTACCGCCAACAAATTGACCTGGCGGTAATCGGGGAAGGCCGTCCCTACGAAGAAGAAGAATAA
- the phoU gene encoding phosphate signaling complex protein PhoU, with the protein MGQAELQLHIKRVQQDVLRMGALVEKSVVLAQQALFEQNLAAAEQVIAQDKQIDRFYRQIEKDCINLIALRSPVARDLRWISTLMQLVRDLERIGDYAKDLAEVALRLVMYPPPPELGRIRVMMQRCQKMLSHSLVALTELDADLGRQLKREDDAVDEDYTSLYNTLAQQSDIRGSVEPILLMLLAIRYLERLADHSTNIGQRVAFIVTGQRD; encoded by the coding sequence ATGGGGCAAGCCGAGCTGCAACTTCACATCAAACGGGTACAGCAGGACGTGCTGCGCATGGGGGCGCTGGTGGAAAAGTCGGTGGTCTTGGCCCAGCAGGCCCTGTTTGAACAGAACTTGGCCGCCGCCGAACAGGTGATCGCCCAAGACAAGCAAATTGACCGTTTTTATCGTCAAATCGAGAAAGACTGTATTAATTTGATTGCCTTGCGCTCCCCGGTGGCGCGGGATCTGCGCTGGATCAGTACCCTGATGCAACTGGTACGCGATCTGGAGCGGATTGGCGACTACGCCAAAGACTTGGCCGAAGTGGCCCTGCGCTTGGTCATGTACCCGCCGCCTCCGGAGCTGGGTCGTATTCGCGTGATGATGCAGCGCTGCCAGAAAATGCTCAGCCACAGCCTGGTGGCCCTGACGGAATTGGACGCCGACCTGGGCCGACAACTGAAGCGGGAAGACGACGCCGTTGATGAAGATTACACTAGCCTTTACAATACGTTGGCGCAGCAGTCTGACATTCGCGGATCGGTCGAGCCTATTCTATTGATGTTGCTGGCGATCCGTTACCTGGAGCGTCTGGCCGACCACAGCACCAACATCGGCCAGCGGGTTGCCTTCATTGTCACCGGCCAGCGTGACTAA
- a CDS encoding NAD(P)/FAD-dependent oxidoreductase, translating into MAEFVPPPEALPTLDRWWGSLRQPQAELPPAVVHPSSARLGSQSWDADVVIAGGTLGILLGAALAKRGWRVILLERGILRGREQEWNTSHQELQVLLELELLTPPEWEAVQVTHYPRGRIGFGEGPHWWVEGVLNVGVDPVSLLEFLKQHFLAWGGQVWEQTAFQSATVHPDGICLQTTKGQIRAQLLVDAMGHRSPIAAQARQGQPPDSVCLVVGSCAQGLPDQPTGDLFYSFTPAQNGYQPFWEAFPARDGRTTYLFTYCDRDPRRPSLEQLWRDYCRLLPAYQGVELAQIRWVRKLCGVFPAYRRSPLQLPWDRLLAVGDSSGSQSPLSFGGFGAMLRHLDRLQQGIHEALAQRQLNQAALALLQPYQPNLAVTWLFQKAMIPPLQNKSWDPNSINRLLSRVFAAMFAAGPQVVKPFLQDVVQFGGLAQALWGAMSRDPRLVAGLLPRLGLPELVEWAGHFGALGLYELLQRLTDRPEPETNPQDYFWRRRREAWRYGCGRDYLF; encoded by the coding sequence ATGGCTGAATTCGTCCCCCCGCCAGAAGCCCTGCCCACCTTGGATCGCTGGTGGGGATCCCTGCGGCAGCCGCAGGCGGAACTGCCCCCGGCAGTGGTTCACCCTTCTTCCGCTCGTTTGGGCAGCCAATCCTGGGATGCCGATGTGGTGATTGCCGGCGGCACCTTGGGGATCCTTCTGGGGGCGGCTTTGGCCAAGCGGGGCTGGCGGGTGATCCTGCTGGAGCGCGGGATCCTGCGGGGGCGGGAGCAGGAGTGGAACACCTCACACCAGGAGCTGCAGGTGTTGTTAGAGCTGGAGCTGCTTACCCCGCCCGAGTGGGAGGCAGTCCAGGTTACCCACTACCCGAGGGGGCGGATTGGCTTTGGGGAGGGCCCCCACTGGTGGGTGGAGGGAGTGCTGAATGTGGGCGTGGATCCAGTCAGCCTCCTGGAGTTCCTCAAGCAGCATTTCCTGGCCTGGGGGGGCCAAGTGTGGGAGCAGACTGCCTTTCAAAGTGCCACCGTTCACCCCGATGGGATCTGCCTCCAGACCACCAAGGGACAGATCCGTGCTCAACTGCTGGTGGATGCCATGGGGCACCGCTCGCCCATCGCGGCCCAGGCTCGCCAAGGGCAGCCGCCAGATAGCGTCTGTCTGGTGGTGGGATCCTGTGCCCAGGGGCTGCCCGACCAACCCACGGGAGATCTCTTCTACAGCTTTACCCCAGCCCAGAATGGCTACCAGCCCTTTTGGGAAGCTTTCCCTGCCCGCGATGGGCGCACCACCTATCTTTTTACCTACTGCGACCGGGATCCCCGGCGGCCTAGTCTAGAGCAGCTCTGGCGGGATTACTGCCGGCTGCTGCCAGCCTACCAGGGGGTGGAGCTGGCCCAGATCCGCTGGGTGCGCAAGCTATGTGGCGTTTTCCCCGCCTACCGCCGCAGCCCGCTGCAACTGCCCTGGGATCGCCTATTGGCGGTGGGGGATAGCAGTGGCAGCCAGTCGCCTCTAAGCTTTGGCGGCTTTGGCGCCATGTTGCGCCACCTGGATCGCCTACAGCAGGGGATCCACGAGGCCCTGGCGCAACGGCAGTTGAACCAGGCAGCCCTGGCCCTGCTGCAACCCTACCAGCCCAACTTGGCCGTGACCTGGCTATTTCAGAAGGCCATGATTCCCCCTCTGCAGAACAAAAGTTGGGATCCCAATAGCATTAACCGCCTGTTGAGCAGGGTGTTTGCGGCCATGTTTGCCGCCGGCCCCCAGGTGGTGAAGCCCTTTTTGCAGGATGTAGTGCAGTTCGGCGGCTTGGCCCAGGCCCTGTGGGGGGCGATGAGTCGGGATCCTCGGTTGGTGGCCGGACTTTTGCCCCGGTTGGGGTTGCCGGAGTTGGTGGAATGGGCGGGCCACTTTGGCGCCCTTGGCCTCTACGAGCTGCTGCAAAGGCTAACAGATCGCCCGGAGCCGGAAACCAACCCCCAGGACTACTTCTGGAGACGGCGCCGCGAGGCTTGGCGCTACGGCTGCGGCCGGGATTACCTCTTTTAG
- a CDS encoding four-carbon acid sugar kinase family protein → MALPPIVVLDDDPTGSQTVHSCLLLTRWDPQTLKLGLQDSSPIRFILTNTRALPPAKAAEVTRSVCGALKEVMAELGCEQAIFVSRSDSTLRGHYPLETDVMAAELGPFDAHFLVPAFFEGGRITRNSVHYLRVGERWVPVHETEFARDAVFGYHHSYLPDYVQEKTQGRIRAEQVERLTLEQIRAGCLERLLSLEGNVCCVVDGETQADLDRFAQDVWAAIEQGKRFLFRSAASLLTALAQLPPQPVLPEQMGRFVRSDRPGVVIVGSHVQKSSQQLARLLQEPETQGIEVEVRRLLDPDAELLPGILAQVHSAYEQGLTPVVYTSREELTFEKDAVEMRLAFGQKVSRLLMGVVQGLPEGIGYLISKGGITSNDTLSTGLDLPAVRLLGQVYPGISMVITPSDHPRFPNLPVVLFPGNVGEVDTLVLIHRRLKSRGLV, encoded by the coding sequence ATGGCTCTCCCCCCTATCGTTGTGTTGGACGATGATCCCACCGGATCCCAAACCGTTCACAGTTGCTTGCTCCTCACCCGCTGGGATCCGCAGACTTTGAAGCTGGGGTTGCAGGATAGCTCGCCAATTCGCTTTATCCTCACCAATACTCGGGCTTTGCCCCCGGCGAAGGCAGCGGAGGTGACGCGGTCGGTATGTGGGGCGTTGAAGGAGGTGATGGCGGAGCTGGGATGTGAGCAGGCTATTTTCGTCAGCCGCTCCGACTCGACGCTGCGGGGGCATTACCCCCTGGAAACGGATGTGATGGCAGCAGAGCTGGGGCCTTTTGATGCCCATTTTCTGGTGCCGGCCTTTTTTGAGGGAGGGCGCATCACCCGCAACAGTGTCCACTACCTACGGGTGGGGGAGCGCTGGGTGCCGGTGCATGAGACGGAGTTTGCTCGGGATGCGGTGTTTGGCTACCACCACAGCTATTTGCCGGACTATGTGCAGGAGAAAACCCAGGGGCGGATCCGGGCTGAGCAGGTGGAGCGATTGACCCTAGAGCAGATTCGCGCCGGCTGTCTGGAGCGGCTTTTGAGTCTGGAGGGGAATGTCTGCTGTGTAGTGGATGGAGAAACTCAAGCGGATTTGGATCGCTTTGCCCAGGATGTTTGGGCGGCTATAGAGCAGGGGAAGCGCTTTTTGTTCCGCAGCGCCGCCAGCCTCTTGACGGCTTTGGCCCAATTGCCGCCACAGCCGGTTCTGCCAGAGCAGATGGGGCGGTTTGTCCGCTCAGATCGGCCAGGGGTGGTGATTGTGGGATCCCATGTGCAAAAGTCCAGCCAGCAGTTGGCCCGCCTTCTGCAGGAGCCTGAAACCCAAGGCATCGAGGTGGAGGTGAGGCGACTATTGGATCCCGACGCGGAGCTGCTGCCTGGGATCCTGGCCCAAGTTCACAGCGCCTATGAGCAGGGTCTGACGCCGGTGGTCTACACCAGCCGAGAGGAACTGACTTTTGAAAAGGACGCCGTAGAAATGCGCCTGGCTTTTGGACAGAAGGTTTCGCGGTTGTTGATGGGCGTGGTGCAGGGGCTGCCAGAAGGGATCGGCTATCTCATCAGCAAGGGCGGCATCACCTCCAACGACACCCTCAGCACTGGCCTCGACTTGCCGGCGGTGCGTCTGCTGGGGCAAGTCTACCCTGGGATCTCGATGGTGATCACCCCGTCCGATCATCCCCGCTTTCCCAACCTGCCGGTGGTGTTGTTTCCGGGCAATGTCGGCGAGGTGGATACGCTGGTTTTGATTCATCGTCGCCTCAAAAGTCGGGGCTTGGTCTAG
- a CDS encoding prolyl oligopeptidase family serine peptidase, whose translation MLNYPPSYPDPTVVDIYHGQAVPDPYRWLEDLDSEQTRAWIEAQNHLTFNYLQQIPARQRIRERLTQLWNYEKYSQPFKEGGRYFYFKNDGLQNQSVLYTQESLEAEARVLLDPNTFSEDGTVALAGIAISRDGRYLAYGLSRSGSDWQEWKVRDIETGEDLPDHLRWVKFSGASWTLDGQGFFYSRYDEPAPGSEYESVNYFQKLYYHRLGTSQSEDVLVYHRPDQKEWGFAGGVTEDGNYLIISVWRGTDPKNLIFYKDLRDPQSPVVELIREFEAEYSFVGNDGSRFWLLTDCQAPRRRLVAIDLEQPDRVQEVIPEAEETLQGVSLINNQFVAFYLKDAHTQIKTFALDGTYLGEIPLPGLGSASGFGGKRYDTETFYTFTSFTTPPTIYRYDFTSGTSTLFRQPQVDFDPQAYEVQQVFYTSKDGTRIPMFLVHRRGLTRTGDHPTLLYGYGGFGISLTPSFSVGLVAWLEMGGVYAQPNLRGGGEYGEEWHQAGTKLNKQKVFDDFIAAAEWLIAHGYTNPAKLAISGGSNGGLLVGACLVQRPELFAAALPAVGVFDMLRFHKFTIGWAWISEYGSPENPEEFKALYAYSPLHNLKPGTAYPATLITTADHDDRVVPAHSFKFAAALQVAQGGSQPILIRIDTKAGHGAGKPTSKLIEEAADRWAFLVQVLGIPWDGTGS comes from the coding sequence ATGCTCAACTACCCGCCCAGCTATCCGGATCCCACCGTTGTCGACATCTACCACGGGCAGGCGGTACCGGATCCCTACCGCTGGCTAGAGGATCTAGATTCGGAGCAGACGCGGGCCTGGATTGAGGCGCAAAACCACCTTACCTTTAACTACTTGCAGCAGATCCCAGCCCGGCAGCGGATCCGAGAACGCCTGACCCAGCTCTGGAACTATGAAAAATACAGCCAGCCCTTCAAAGAAGGGGGCCGCTACTTCTATTTCAAGAACGACGGCCTGCAAAACCAAAGTGTTCTCTATACCCAAGAAAGCCTGGAGGCTGAGGCCAGGGTCTTGCTGGATCCCAACACCTTCTCCGAAGACGGTACGGTGGCTCTAGCGGGCATTGCCATCAGCCGTGATGGGCGGTATCTGGCCTATGGTCTCTCCCGCTCCGGCTCCGACTGGCAAGAATGGAAGGTGCGGGACATCGAAACCGGCGAGGATTTGCCGGATCACCTCCGCTGGGTCAAGTTTTCCGGGGCGAGCTGGACGCTGGATGGGCAAGGATTTTTCTACAGCCGCTACGACGAACCGGCCCCCGGCAGCGAATACGAAAGCGTCAACTACTTCCAGAAGCTCTACTACCACCGCCTGGGCACCTCCCAGTCAGAAGATGTTTTGGTCTATCACCGCCCCGACCAAAAAGAGTGGGGCTTTGCCGGCGGGGTTACTGAAGATGGGAATTACCTCATCATCTCCGTCTGGCGGGGCACGGATCCCAAAAACCTCATCTTCTACAAAGACTTGCGGGATCCCCAGTCTCCTGTAGTAGAGCTCATCCGCGAGTTTGAGGCCGAATACAGCTTCGTGGGCAACGACGGATCCCGCTTTTGGCTGTTGACGGACTGCCAAGCTCCTCGGCGGCGACTGGTGGCCATCGACTTGGAGCAGCCTGACCGGGTGCAGGAGGTGATCCCCGAGGCGGAGGAGACCCTGCAGGGGGTTAGCTTGATCAACAATCAGTTTGTGGCCTTCTACCTCAAAGACGCCCACACCCAGATCAAGACCTTTGCTTTAGACGGCACCTACCTAGGAGAAATCCCGCTGCCCGGGCTGGGATCCGCCAGCGGCTTTGGCGGCAAGCGCTACGACACCGAGACCTTCTACACCTTCACCAGCTTCACCACCCCGCCCACCATCTACCGCTACGATTTCACCAGCGGCACCAGCACCCTGTTCCGTCAGCCCCAGGTGGATTTCGATCCCCAGGCCTACGAGGTGCAGCAGGTGTTCTACACCAGCAAAGATGGCACCCGCATCCCCATGTTTCTCGTCCACCGCCGCGGCCTGACTCGGACAGGGGATCACCCCACCCTGCTGTATGGCTACGGTGGCTTTGGCATCTCACTTACCCCCAGCTTTTCAGTGGGTCTGGTGGCCTGGCTGGAAATGGGAGGGGTTTACGCCCAGCCCAATTTGCGCGGCGGCGGCGAGTACGGAGAAGAGTGGCACCAGGCGGGCACCAAGCTCAACAAGCAAAAGGTGTTCGACGACTTTATTGCCGCTGCCGAGTGGCTGATAGCCCATGGCTACACCAACCCCGCCAAGTTGGCCATCTCCGGCGGCAGCAACGGCGGCCTGCTGGTGGGGGCCTGCCTGGTTCAGAGGCCGGAGCTGTTTGCAGCGGCCCTGCCGGCAGTGGGGGTGTTCGACATGCTGCGCTTTCATAAGTTCACCATCGGCTGGGCCTGGATCTCCGAGTACGGATCCCCGGAGAACCCGGAGGAATTCAAGGCCCTCTACGCCTATTCCCCTCTGCACAACCTCAAGCCCGGCACTGCCTATCCCGCCACCCTGATCACCACCGCAGATCACGACGACCGGGTGGTGCCCGCCCACAGCTTCAAGTTTGCCGCTGCCCTGCAGGTAGCCCAGGGGGGATCCCAGCCCATCCTCATCCGCATCGACACCAAGGCAGGGCACGGGGCCGGCAAGCCCACCAGCAAGCTGATTGAGGAAGCTGCCGACCGCTGGGCCTTTTTGGTGCAGGTGCTAGGGATCCCCTGGGACGGAACGGGAAGTTAG
- the treZ gene encoding malto-oligosyltrehalose trehalohydrolase, translating into MLQASPFFQAGRMGAYPLGSGCYHFSVWAPLVEQVELKLLSPVQRCFTLVRDEQGYWQGEVDGIPPGPVDYLYRLHTSAGVVERPDPASRCQPYGVHGPSRVVDPHFDWQDQGWKGIPLSQWILYELHVGTFTLEGTFAALIPRLPELVELGVNVLELMPVAQFPGERNWGYDGVYPYAVQTSYGGAAGFKALVNACHQLGLAVILDVVYNHLGPEGNYLRDFGPYFTDKYHTPWGDALNFDDRYSDGVREFFLQNAEYWLEEFHLDGLRLDAVHAIYDFSAYPFLQELAEQVDALEARTGRPRVLIAESDLNDVRLITPREQGGYGLDAQWCDDFHHSLHTLLTGEKTGYYQDFGELEHLAKAYRESYVYSGQYSCYRARRHGNSAVGRPGSQFVVCIQNHDQIGNRMLGERLSQLTSFEGLKLAAAALLLAPMLPLLFMGEEYGEVAPFLYFVSHGDPDLVEAVRQGRRREFSAFAWQGEPPDPQAEETFLRSKLNWELKKAGHHQVLWKWYQALIRLRKTQPALQHLERDGVEVELFSNSGLALHRRQGSQALLALFNFSPDQPVTYTQWPSGTWEKLLDSHETQWLGKGSSLPAGSQGDLVEVPPYGVAVYGQNP; encoded by the coding sequence GTGTTGCAGGCTTCTCCTTTCTTCCAGGCCGGGCGGATGGGCGCCTATCCCCTGGGCTCAGGCTGCTATCACTTCTCGGTGTGGGCGCCCTTGGTTGAGCAGGTGGAGCTGAAGCTGCTCAGCCCTGTCCAACGTTGCTTTACTCTAGTGCGGGATGAGCAGGGCTATTGGCAGGGGGAGGTGGACGGGATCCCACCTGGGCCAGTGGACTACCTCTACCGCCTGCACACCTCAGCAGGGGTAGTGGAGCGGCCGGATCCCGCTTCCCGCTGCCAGCCCTACGGCGTCCACGGCCCTTCGCGGGTGGTGGATCCCCACTTCGACTGGCAGGATCAGGGGTGGAAGGGGATCCCCCTGTCTCAGTGGATCCTCTACGAGCTGCATGTAGGCACCTTTACCCTCGAGGGCACCTTTGCTGCTCTGATCCCTCGCCTGCCGGAGTTGGTGGAGTTGGGGGTAAACGTGCTGGAGCTGATGCCGGTGGCCCAGTTTCCAGGAGAGCGCAACTGGGGCTACGACGGCGTCTACCCCTACGCGGTGCAGACCAGCTATGGAGGAGCGGCAGGCTTCAAAGCCCTAGTCAATGCCTGCCACCAACTGGGTTTGGCCGTCATCTTGGATGTGGTCTACAACCACCTGGGGCCGGAGGGGAACTACCTGCGGGATTTTGGCCCCTACTTCACCGACAAGTACCACACCCCTTGGGGGGATGCCCTCAACTTCGACGACCGCTATTCTGACGGCGTGCGAGAGTTTTTCCTACAAAACGCCGAGTACTGGCTGGAGGAGTTTCATCTCGATGGGCTGCGGCTGGACGCGGTGCATGCCATCTACGACTTCAGCGCCTACCCCTTCTTGCAGGAATTGGCAGAGCAGGTGGATGCCCTAGAAGCTCGCACTGGCCGGCCCAGGGTTCTCATTGCCGAAAGCGACCTCAACGATGTCCGCCTCATCACCCCCCGAGAGCAAGGGGGCTACGGGCTAGATGCCCAGTGGTGCGATGACTTCCACCACTCACTTCACACCCTGCTTACCGGGGAAAAGACAGGCTACTACCAGGACTTTGGCGAATTGGAGCACCTGGCCAAGGCTTACCGGGAGAGCTACGTTTATTCTGGCCAGTACTCCTGCTACCGCGCCAGGCGTCACGGCAACTCCGCTGTTGGGCGACCGGGATCCCAATTTGTTGTCTGCATTCAAAACCACGATCAAATCGGCAACCGCATGTTGGGAGAGCGCCTCAGCCAGCTCACCTCTTTCGAGGGCCTCAAGTTGGCTGCCGCTGCCCTGCTGTTGGCTCCCATGCTGCCGCTGCTGTTTATGGGGGAAGAATACGGGGAGGTGGCCCCCTTTCTGTATTTTGTCAGCCACGGGGATCCCGATTTGGTGGAAGCGGTACGACAGGGACGCCGCCGCGAGTTCAGCGCCTTTGCCTGGCAGGGAGAGCCGCCGGATCCCCAAGCTGAAGAGACTTTCTTGCGCTCCAAGCTCAATTGGGAGTTGAAAAAGGCCGGTCACCACCAGGTTCTCTGGAAGTGGTACCAGGCCCTGATCCGGCTGCGCAAAACCCAACCGGCCCTCCAGCACTTGGAGCGGGATGGAGTGGAAGTGGAGCTCTTTTCCAACTCTGGCCTAGCTCTGCACCGCCGCCAGGGATCCCAGGCTTTGCTTGCCCTTTTCAATTTCAGCCCCGATCAGCCAGTCACCTATACCCAATGGCCCAGCGGCACCTGGGAAAAACTTTTGGACAGCCATGAGACCCAGTGGTTGGGCAAGGGATCCTCTCTGCCCGCCGGAAGCCAAGGAGATCTTGTGGAGGTACCGCCCTATGGGGTGGCGGTGTACGGTCAGAACCCCTAA